A genomic region of Haliotis asinina isolate JCU_RB_2024 chromosome 1, JCU_Hal_asi_v2, whole genome shotgun sequence contains the following coding sequences:
- the LOC137288332 gene encoding uncharacterized protein, with product MGNFCSMGASRQAKKEAMEDGSMYEKKKPEEPTADAAQSDATKPSIVISDDQSSKPAEGGGFLAGATNLISDTGSQLKDMAEKEIEEKKKEAEAKTEEVKETVTTKVEEVKETVVTKAEEIGQNLSSGFSSAIGGVKSSVDEKVNEAEDAKKKMEDSVASKKEEASSGISGTVAGIGKTVDSTKDAATAKVTEVKESVDNKVKETQDSANEAAESAKAAALAAKESAESKVTSAKEQIESEANKAAKSVGDSVDSTKESIVAAKESAEQRVEQAAEDAGNKVESLKAEAEAKKEELAGSISAVAADAKSKMDSAAEEAKSKKDEVVAGISATADDVKEKAETAKTAAAAEIESKKQEAEAGISSAVSQAETAAQSAKESVEEEANKAKEELERKKQEVEAGLAAATAEASSAVESAKDSVVSAKDSVVTGVTEKACEIEAGVTEAKESAEKKVDEASKQGEEMKAGAVAAVVGFGDSVTATKDAVTDEVSEKAKEAAGSVEAELAAQKENLESLVDDASQRVEEGVDKASSEASAVGGQIQSGLETAATEAGDAVAKQADATGEEVKAAVAEASESVESKLIEGADSGAKNVAAGGMDLLGEIEASLGSGEKNLSKEVDDLLGSVDESITSGETQSDSLIGDVTPLTASETSQQTESSIPSGSDAVTSPEASIENREQFADDIKPKQISVTRNSDSTVTTRDIISHSAVIPDSPVKDQKPQESEGSGVGDLLSGITETVKTGIADSAQKVTDLLDSAVDSVGSSEKPESSEEQPAKDEPTETAESEDETVKRIAAEVTAQAVQQALEVVAAEEANNNVAVPESNPDDSPVDVLNSEDAKPSTAPNDTSIVNAPNQSENANVEVQPAESNSTPDASPVPAPVNGSVDVAAVTDSDKQANCSDCSTSQNTEIQKEAMI from the coding sequence ATGGGAAACTTCTGTTCCATGGGGGCCTCCAGACAGGCCAAGAAAGAGGCCATGGAAGACGGCAGCATGTACGAGAAGAAAAAACCAGAGGAACCAACAGCAGATGCCGCTCAGAGTGATGCCACAAAACCATCAATTGTCATTAGCGACGACCAGTCCTCGAAACCTGCTGAAGGTGGAGGCTTCCTTGCTGGAGCAACCAATCTCATTTCTGACACTGGTAGCCAGCTGAAGGACATGGCTGAGAAAGAGATTGAAGAGAAGAAGAAGGAAGCTGAGGCTAAAACAGAGGAAGTGAAGGAGACAGTTACCACTAAGGTTGAGGAGGTAAAGGAGACTGTTGTTACAAAGGCGGAGGAGATCGGTCAGAACTTGTCATCAGGATTTTCCAGTGCTATTGGTGGGGTCAAGAGCAGCGTGGATGAGAAAGTGAACGAGGCTGAGGATGCCAAGAAGAAAATGGAGGATTCTGTTGCTTCAAAGAAGGAAGAAGCTTCCTCTGGCATCTCTGGAACAGTGGCTGGAATTGGCAAGACTGTTGATTCCACAAAGGATGCTGCTACAGCCAAAGTTACTGAGGTAAAAGAAAGTGTTGATAATAAAGTTAAGGAAACCCAAGATTCAGCCAATGAAGCTGCTGAATCAGCCAAAGCTGCAGCTCTTGCTGCCAAAGAATCTGCTGAAAGCAAAGTCACTTCAGCCAAGGAGCAGATTGAGAGTGAAGCTAATAAGGCAGCCAAGAGTGTTGGTGATAGTGTTGATTCCACCAAGGAGTCTATTGTGGCTGCTAAAGAGTCTGCTGAGCAGCGAGTAGAGCAAGCTGCAGAGGATGCTGGTAACAAGGTGGAGTCTTTGAAGGCAGAGGCTGAGGCCAAGAAAGAGGAACTTGCAGGATCAATATCTGCAGTAGCAGCTGATGCTAAGAGCAAGATGGATTCAGCAGCTGAGGAGGCTAAGTCAAAGAAGGATGAAGTTGTTGCTGGAATCTCGGCAACAGCTGATGATGTTAAGGAGAAAGCTGAGACAGCTAAAACAGCTGCTGCAGCTGAAATTGAAAGTAAGAAACAGGAGGCAGAGGCTGGTATTTCTTCAGCTGTATCACAAGCTGAAACTGCAGCACAGTCTGCCAAGGAGTCAGTGGAAGAAGAAGCAAACAAAGCCAAGGAAGAACTGGAGAGGAAGAAACAAGAGGTTGAAGCTGGTCTGGCTGCTGCCACAGCTGAAGCCAGTTCTGCTGTTGAATCAGCCAAGGATTCTGTTGTCAGTGCAAAGGATAGCGTTGTCACTGGAGTAACTGAAAAGGCTTGTGAAATAGAAGCAGGAGTCACAGAAGCTAAAGAATCTGCTGAAAAGAAAGTTGATGAGGCTAGCAAGCAGGGAGAGGAAATGAAAGCAGGAGCTGTAGCAGCTGTCGTTGGATTTGGTGATAGCGTCACTGCAACAAAAGATGCTGTAACTGATGAAGTCAGTGAAAAGGCCAAGGAGGCAGCTGGAAGTGTTGAGGCTGAGCTTGCTGCCCAGAAGGAGAATTTGGAGTCTCTTGTTGATGATGCATCTCAGAGAGTAGAGGAGGGAGTTGATAAGGCCAGTAGTGAGGCAAGCGCTGTTGGTGGTCAGATTCAGTCAGGGTTGGAGACAGCTGCAACAGAGGCCGGTGATGCTGTCGCAAAACAAGCTGATGCTACAGGTGAGGAGGTCAAAGCTGCCGTAGCAGAAGCTTCTGAAAGTGTTGAGAGCAAGCTGATTGAAGGAGCCGACTCTGGTGCTAAGAATGTTGCAGCAGGAGGTATGGACTTGCTTGGTGAGATTGAAGCCAGTTTAGGAAGTGGAGAGAAGAATTTATCCAAAGAGGTTGATGATCTTCTTGGTTCTGTTGATGAATCCATCACATCAGGTGAAACTCAGTCCGACTCTCTGATTGGTGATGTCACTCCTCTCACTGCTTCTGAGACATCACAACAAACAGAATCTTCCATTCCTAGTGGATCAGATGCTGTCACCTCACCCGAAGCCAGTATTGAAAATCGTGAGCAGTTTGCAGATGAcatcaaaccaaaacaaatatcagtTACACGCAACTCTGATTCAACAGTCACAACACGAGATATTATTTCCCACTCTGCTGTAATCCCAGACTCACCAGTCAAAGATCAGAAACCTCAGGAATCTGAAGGCTCTGGTGTTGGTGATCTCCTGTCCGGCATTACTGAAACGGTTAAAACTGGGATTGCCGACTCTGCACAAAAAGTCACAGATCTCTTAGACAGTGCTGTTGACTCCGTTGGTTCATCAGAGAAACCTGAGTCATCAGAAGAACAGCCAGCCAAAGATGAACCTACTGAAACTGCTGAATCAGAAGATGAAACCGTGAAGAGAATTGCTGCTGAAGTAACTGCCCAAGCAGTTCAACAAGCTCTGGAAGTAGTGGCAGCTGAAGAAGCCAATAATAACGTAGCCGTGCCAGAATCTAACCCTGATGATTCTCCCGTTGATGTTCTCAACTCAGAGGATGCTAAGCCTAGTACTGCCCCTAATGACACTTCCATAGTGAATGCCCCTAATCAAAGTGAGAATGCTAATGTGGAGGTTCAACCTGCTGAGTCCAATTCCACCCCAGATGCTTCTCCAGTTCCTGCCCCAGTGAATGGCAGTGTAGATGTAGCTGCAGTCACAGACTCAGACAAGCAGGCCAACTGTTCAGACTGTTCAACAAGCCAAAACACAGAAATTCAAAAGGAAGCTATGATCTAA